From a region of the Gossypium raimondii isolate GPD5lz chromosome 10, ASM2569854v1, whole genome shotgun sequence genome:
- the LOC105777780 gene encoding protein SULFUR DEFICIENCY-INDUCED 2, producing the protein MDIRTGSSHLPHTITEEEMKERNQIEAQLHPSHYHVLHKLPPGDSPYVRAKHVQLVDKDPEGAIVLFWKAINAGDRVDSALKDMAVVMKQQDRAEEAIEAIKSFRDRCSKQAQESLDNVLIDLYKKCGRIEEQIQLLKQKLRMIYQGEAFNGKPTKTARSHGKKFQVTVKQETSRILGNLGWAYMQQENYLAAEVVYRKAQIIDPDANKACNLCQCLIKQARYIEARSVLEEVIQGKLPGSGDPKSRNRVKELLQELESEQLISIASTAIGLNAEDTFLAEGLDQLMSQWTSYRSRRLPIFEEISSFRDQLAC; encoded by the exons ATGGATATACGTACAGGTTCATCTCATCTTCCCCACACCATAACAG aagaagaaatgaaggaGAGAAACCAGATAGAAGCCCAACTGCATCCATCTCATTATCATGTCCTTCACAAGCTTCCTCCTGGGGACTCCCCTTACGTTCGAGCTAAACATGTTCAG TTAGTAGATAAGGATCCAGAAGGCGCCATAGTATTGTTTTGGAAGGCGATAAATGCAGGAGATAGAGTGGACAGCGCACTGAAGGACATGGCAGTGGTTATGAAACAGCAGGATAGAGCTGAAGAAGCCATTGAAGCCATTAAGTCTTTCAGGGACCGCTGCTCCAAGCAAGCTCAAGAATCACTTGACAATGTCCTCATTGACTTGTATAAG AAATGTGGAAGAATTGAAGAGCAGATACAATTATTGAAACAGAAGCTTAGAATGATTTACCAGGGTGAGGCTTTCAATGGAAAGCCTACTAAGACAGCACGGTCCCATGGGAAGAAGTTCCAAGTTACTGTCAAGCAAGAGACCTCTAGAATACTG GGAAACTTGGGTTGGGCATACATGCAGCAAGAGAACTATTTAGCAGCAGAAGTGGTTTATCGTAAAGCTCAGATAATCGACCCTGATGCAAACAAGGCTTGCAACCTCTGCCAGTGTCTGATCAAGCAAGCACGTTACATTGAAGCTCGATCCGTTCTTGAGGAAGTAATACAGGGTAAACTTCCAGGATCTGGGGATCCCAAATCAAGAAACCGTGTGAAGGAGCTGCTACAGGAATTGGAGTCAGAACAGCTCATATCAATAGCTTCTACTGCAATAGGGTTGAATGCAGAAGATACATTCCTAGCAGAAGGTCTTGACCAGTTGATGAGCCAATGGACTTCATACAGATCAAGGAGGCTTCCTATATTCGAAGAAATCTCTTCGTTCAGAGATCAGTTAGCCTGTTGA
- the LOC128033939 gene encoding uncharacterized protein LOC128033939, translating to MNAQYEYHAGIPGHSIENCIAFKKAVERFIKMGIVKFENPSGPNVAGNPLPNLSDKWVNAIIENGGRRIKDDIAEIKGLEEGEVYASEEGPTGKAQNHPVVIISRPGYTRSGIQLAPRVIIQKPVAFSYKDSKKVPWNYDCNVTIPGEENPINASEEGNDVGFYTRSGKRYDPANTKGEPIKEKALAVEQDKTKTARIESHVNKSVTENEAREFLKFLKHSEYNVVEQLHKQLARISVLELLLSLETHRNALIKVLNETYVANDISVNKLDHLVNNINAGNFIFFNDDEIPPGGMGSTKALHITTCCKGHILPRVLIENGSALNVLPLSMLNRLPVDSSHMKSCQNIVRAFDGTERKVMRRIEIPLTIGPNTYEVDFLVIYIKPSYNYLLGRPWIHIAGAVPSTLHQKLKLGSKIPAPKISKATTMSLQLTMGKVPLPGRGLGRYLQGWVEVPILVNKHDHCGLGYKPDARERKKELEKKREKRRARLSGMETK from the exons ATGAATGCCCAATATGAATACCATGCGGGGATACCAGGGCACTCGATTGAGAACTGCATTGCGTTTAAGAAGGCGGTGGAAAGATTCATTAAGATGGGGATCGTAAAGTTTGAAAACCCATCAGGACCAAACGTGGCAGGGAATCCGTTACCCAATCTTTCTGATAAATGGGTAAATGCAATAATTGAGAATGGGGGAAGGAGAATCAAGGATGACATTGCGGAG ATCAAAGGACTAGAAGAAGGAGAAGTTTATGCCTCGGAGGAAGGACCTACGGGAAAAGCCCAAAATCACCCGGTGGTGATTATTTCAAGGCCAGGATACACAAGATCTGGAATACAACTGGCGCCAAGGGTCATAATCCAAAAACCTGTAGCCTTTTCTTACAAGGATAGCAAAAAGGTTCCTTGGAATTATGACTGCAATGTGACGATCCCGGGAGAGGAGAACCCGATAAATGCTTCAGAGGAGGGTAATGATGTAGGTTTCTATACACGCAGCGGAAAACGCTATGACCCAGCAAATACAAAAGGGGAGCCTATAAAAGAAAAAGCCTTGGCGGTTGAACAAGATAAAACAAAGACGGCCAGAATTGAATCGCATGTTAACAAATCGGTGACTGAAAATGAGGCTAGAGAATTCTTAAAATTCTTGAAGCATAGCGAGTACAACGTGGTAGAACAACTACATAAGCAACTGGCTCGCATCTCAGTGCTCGAGCTACTTCTGAGTTTAGAGACACATCGTAATGCATTGATAAAAGTGCTAAATGAGACTTATGTTGCTAACGATATCTCAGTGAACAAGTTGGATCACCTGGTTAACAATATAAATGCCGGcaacttcatcttcttcaacgaTGATGAGATCCCGCCAGGTGGTATGGGATCTACCAAGGCTCTGCACATCACTACCTGTTGCAAGGGGCACATACTACCGAGGGTACTCATTGAAAATGGATCAGCACTGAATGTTTTACCCCTGTCCATGTTAAACAGGCTGCCTGTGGATAGTTCTCACATGAAATcatgccaaaatatagtgagagcatttgatggAACTGAGAGGAAAGTGATGAGAAGAATCGAGATACCTCTCACGATTGGTCCAAATACATACGAGGTGGATTTTTTGGTAATATATATCAAACCATCTTACAATTACCTATTGGGGAGGCCTTGGATCCATATTGCTGGGGCTGTACCGTCGACACTTCACCAAAAGTTAAAATTG GGGAGCAAAATTCCAGCGCCTAAAATATCCAAAGCTACGACAATGAGTTTGCAGCTAACAATGGGAAAGGTACCATTGCCTGGAAGAGGACTTGGAAGATACCTCCAGGGATGGGTCGAAGTACCGATCTTGGTTAACAAACATGACCATTGTGGTTTGGGGTATAAGCCTGACGCAAGGGAAAGGAAGAAGGAATTGGAGAAAAAGCGAGAGAAAAGAAGAGCACGTTTAAGCGGGATGGAAACTAAATGA